The DNA sequence GCAAGTAGAAGTAAAGGTCATGTAATAAACACTGATTTTCCTGAAGTTGCAAAGTTTGATAAATTGCCAGATGAGTGCTATGGCAATAGCCAGGGGTCTTCTGCGTTTCTTGCCATACAAGAAGGTTGTGATGAATTTTGTACGTTTTGTGTGGTACCATATACTCGCGGGGCTGAGTATTCACGACCAATAAATGAAATATTTCGTGAAGCATTAAAATTAGTTGCAAACGGAGCAAAAGAAATCAATTTGCTTGGTCAGAACGTCAATGCTTACCATGGAGAATGCGAAGGGGAAGTATGGGATTTAGGCAAGTTAGTTAGTCATATTGCTAAAATTGAAAAGCTAGAGAGGATTCGTTATACAACTTCTCATCCAAGGGATATGCACGAATCTCTCTACTTGGCACATGCGGAAGAGCCAAAACTCATGCCGTTTGTTCACCTGCCTGTGCAGTCAGGTTCGAATAAAATATTGCACGCAATGAACAGAAAGCACACTGCAGAGGAGTATTTGGAAATAATAGACAGATTTCGCAGATTGAAACCTGAAATCGAGTTTTCTTCTGATTTTATTGTTGGGTTTCCTGGAGAAACCGAAAAAGATTTTGAGGAAACTATGAAATTAGTGGAAAAAGTAAAATACGCTCAAGCTTATAGTTTTAAATATAGTCCAAGATCAGGAACACCGGGAGCGGAAAGAAAAGATCAAGTACCAGAAGAGGTTAAAACAGAGCGTCTTCTTCGTTTACAGAAATTAATTAGTGAACAACAACTTGAGTTTAATCAGAGTATGGTAGGAAAAACTATTCCTGTTCTATTCAGCGATAAAAAAGGCAAACATCAAGCTCAAATTATTGGCAAAAGCCCATATATGCAATCAGTGTGCATTGATGATCCTGATGGTAAATATAAAGATAAAATAATAAATGTAAGGGTATTGGAAGCTCGGCAGAATAGTTTATTGGGATGTGCTGCCTAATTAGAAAAAAGTGCTCCTGCGTTCTTGTACAGAAGCATTTTGTGTAGTTTTTTTCAAATTTATAAGCTATCTAGATTTAATACTTAAAGGACTATAACTCTGTGTTGCGCAATCATGTGAGATTTGATATAATAGACTTGCGGGATTTTTTTTCTTTTCCCACTGATAGCGTATTTTCTCAATCTCTCCAGAATTATTGTATTCATAAAAACGCGATTCCCAAATAACGCTGCTTTTACTACTGCTTTTGTTAGCATCATGAAATTTCTGGTAAGGCCAACTGTTATTGTCTTTATTCATCTTCAACCTAAATAAATAAGTCTAGTGAATTAATATGTTGTATAATAATGTCAATACCTACCGATATTTATAGAAACAGAGTTTTTGAATTTGTAATTTTCTGGAAAGCCCTATATTCTTTGACTTTA is a window from the Wolbachia endosymbiont of Armadillidium arcangelii genome containing:
- the miaB gene encoding tRNA (N6-isopentenyl adenosine(37)-C2)-methylthiotransferase MiaB, coding for MKGLYIKTYGCQMNVYDSVLMENIVKPLGFNVVSDAEQADLVILNTCHIREKAAEKLYSELGRIHSSRKEVTIVVAGCVAQAEGEEVFRRAPFVDIVVGPQSIATLPELIVKASRSKGHVINTDFPEVAKFDKLPDECYGNSQGSSAFLAIQEGCDEFCTFCVVPYTRGAEYSRPINEIFREALKLVANGAKEINLLGQNVNAYHGECEGEVWDLGKLVSHIAKIEKLERIRYTTSHPRDMHESLYLAHAEEPKLMPFVHLPVQSGSNKILHAMNRKHTAEEYLEIIDRFRRLKPEIEFSSDFIVGFPGETEKDFEETMKLVEKVKYAQAYSFKYSPRSGTPGAERKDQVPEEVKTERLLRLQKLISEQQLEFNQSMVGKTIPVLFSDKKGKHQAQIIGKSPYMQSVCIDDPDGKYKDKIINVRVLEARQNSLLGCAA